TAATGAAAAACACGACCAATAAAAATAACCTTTTAGTGCATTGAATACAACTGGAAGCTTAACCACACAAATTTGTCTGTTCAGCAAATAAACTCTTTTCATCCCAGTTTCCAGTAAGCGAGCAGTGAATGTCATGTCATCAGCAGATGACTCATTGCTAGAGAGCGAAGTAGCTAGTGAGCATAAAAGATCAAGTAGGACTTCTCCAGAAACTTCACCAGTAGAACTCAGACAGAGAGCATTCAGACAATTGGTTATGCGACTGGTAACCATAGGTTGTCTCAGATCCAAGAGAGACTTGAAATACTTTAAGACGATGTTTGAGGACTTTGATGACATATATGGAAGACAGGATTTAAGAGCATCCAGAACATAAAGGACCTCCTGTGCTCCTTTGGACCCTTCTGAAGTATTGGTCTTTGATCCGCCAGCAAGAAGAAGAAATCTCTCAAAGATATTTGTGATTCCTTCGCTTGCAGGTGTCAACAGTGGTGCAAGCCCGGGCGCTAACCGAAAATACTCTAAGACATCATGCAGACACGACTGTGATTGCTTTCTAACCTGTATTTCACCATCCAAACAGACAATCGATAAGATCTTgtgtttatattaaaatattttcatcctTTACAATTCACTGATGcaacaaatatttgaaattgtgtttgataataaaaataaaatgaaaataatcGTTTCATTATTTATAGCAAAATAACACAAACTTTTAACAAGATAAAAACTGATCGAGGATAAGTTAGCCATGTATAATCTTTTTGGATGCTTCATATTGAGCTACAATAAAAAGTTCACATGGTGCAAGACaactaattaatatttataaaaacacACTGTTGTTgaactaataataataacagaTAGTTTCattaaaaaacaataataataacagATAATTGTCCTCACCATAAAGTGATCTACAACACGACCTAAATAGTGAATTTTCATTGCAGTATGAAATAagttcaacaaaataaaaactcCATATAATGATGTTCTTACGGTTATAAACCGATCAATTACatctttttcatttaataacatTTTGGCCATTTCCTACAAAGAAAATTgtattaaaattttgattaaagCATTGTTTACCATAAGAAAGCACTCACAAAATTTGACATGATCATCATAGCCATAAGGAATACTCAGACGACGATTCATTCTTTATTCAAAGCAAACAAAAGGCAAGATAAATGCCCAGCTGGTACAGAAATGTCATTTAAAAACTTGATAAGAAATTCAATAAGAGATTAAATTTCCAACTTAGAAGAAAAGGAATCCATCCTCAAAATATCACAATTCAAAATCAGGCATTCTTACTAGATTTAAAGTACAGTCTTGACTTGTTACACTAACAGTGAACAGACTAGAAAATCGATCGATCAGCCATTGATACTGTGTCAAATCCAAAATATTAGCCAGTCAATAAAAACTCAATTTCACCTTTCACCCCTCAAAAAAAGCTGCAGGTACTGCATCAATAAATTCCAGCATTCCACattgaataattaaataaagaatatGATAAAGACAATAAAAGAACATGAATTTTACTTACTTAGTACTTAAAGGACTCGTCGTCGTTAAATGGAACATAGAATGCCACAACAAAAATAGGACTAATCAATAACCCACTGGGACCACGACAAACAGCTCACAGTTATTAAAAGTGCAAGAAGCGCTAAAGCTTCCTAGTATTGTAGAGCCTAGGCACAGGGCGCAAGGCAGGGAGCATGTTTTATTGAAGTCTCCCGCCTTAAATACAGATATGCTAGAATCTGAATATCTTAAAAAATTTCGCCCAATATAATGCAATATGCActcaacaaattaataaaagcAACCAAACAAAATTCATTAGAATATATGTGAAAATAAATGTTCATTATCTTGCACTTCATCGTGGATTTACAATCTCTACGCTGAAGGCGTTATTAAAATTGGTCTTCTGAAGCACACAAAAACTTGGGTTTTATGGTTCCCTTTTCTACCAAATCTCTAAATCCCTGTCATTAACTAATTTGCACCCATTGATCCAGCGGGAGATTCAAacaagattttaaaattttcaattgaaCTGCATAGTATCCTCTTATTCGCACCAAAAACAGAATCGCCTACAACGCAATTTTTTTATGAGCAAAAATGAGAATACCCGTAAGTGCTAGAAACGAAAATTTACTGACCTTAGGCCGATCGTCGGTAATGTAACCAATAAGGACACCATACAAAAGCGCCACGTCGGCCCACTCaaccttttccctcacgatcaACAACCTTGAGACGCATTTCAACCCCGGCACGACACCGTTAACCCCCACAGATTTTACTCTGAGGATCCGAACCATAAGCTCAGACAAATAACCGTACTTCATCTTGAGAACAACAGAGGGCATTTCTTTTAGCACGATGGACAGAATCGTGGTTAGAGAGTCAAGGATATGTCCAGGGGGTTCGTGTTCGGAAGAGGATATGCGATCAAGGGAGGAGCACGTGGCACCAAAGTAAGCGATGTGTGTGGTGGGGAGATTCTGGTCTCTGAGTTCTTGTGACATGGCGCCGACGGCGGCGCATATGTGGAGATGGTACTCGTTGGCGGGGTCGTTGAATTGAGAAAGAACGTCATTGCAGAAATCTTCTGAAGGATGCGCCGCCTCCATTTCCAAACCTTCCATGGTCGCCGGGGTAGGAGAGAACAAGAGAGAGTGGATGAATGTGGCCGTGGTGGATATTAGGGTTTTAGCTCTTCTCTTACATCATGTAGGAATGAAGTAGTAAATACTTTCAGTTAGGTCAATTACAACCTCCCCCCCTAAACAAGTCTCCGAAAATCGCATTTACATCCTTGAATGACAATTTCCATTGCAAATCCATCTTCTATCAATTTATCTAGCTAATAAATATTAGTTGCTCGTGTACTATTTTAATCTTTATATTTTCGTCTCTAAAGATTCGGTTTAATAATTTTGATCGCTGAActttaatattaataaaaaaaattatatatttttaaaattatatatatgtgaGAACAATAATTTGAAGCAAATTTTACAAAATTTATGTAATATGATTTGATAGAATACAATTTATAATTCAAAACATatgtattatattattttaaaagtaaacaaaattaatataaatacacttgaataaaaaatatacatTTCAAGCTATGAAAATATTATGCTTTCTATAATTTCTATATTTGAAAATGATCTATTACATAAGATTCTCATTACAAATCTTAACAAATTTGTATCGTGTTaatagatttattttattttgccaATATTTGATGTATAGTatctattatttatatttaagttTAAGAACTTTTGAGTAACTCTGTTAGAGAacacaaaaatatttaattccataattatCTTTTTTATCCTACTAAAAATATTCTCAAATCACTCCATATTTTACATACaaaattatttaaacaaaactattttttaaatcgaaaaattcttctaaattcaaaataattttgtgttaattgtttattattattagatcaaattaatataataataataataacatataAAATATGTATGCatcttttattaatatatattaatctCTAACTTTCTACAATAACTATATTTTGTCTGTCATGACAGAACAATTTTCCCCACAGcaccatttttttttaaaaaaatacaatagaataaaaattcaaacattaacttagaataaaaaaatttgctCAAACCTCATTATGTTTCACACCAAAATTTATTATAGATAAACAAATATATTATACTAAGTTAAAATTATATGCACACATTGAATGCTTATCAATAAATGTATGATAGAAACATTACACGACAAACATAATTACAAGACAAAAAAATATGTGCTTATTTATGGTCTTTGCGCTGATAATTTTGGTTCCCACTATCACACCTTTGATCCATAAAGTTTATGCTAAACGACATgaaaataaatgaagcaaaaacACTCGTTTCACATCCTACATATAAACAAAACTTTATCGTCAAGCTACTACATAATATTTACaacaaatgatttttttatcacaaaaaaattatttttattctaaatatAAATGGGATCAATTTGTATACAAGAAAACTTGTTTTTACTTATAAATACATTGAATTTTGATCCCAATATTCTCATGGCTGCTAGGAATTCAAGTGTTCGactattttgtaaaaaaaatgattgaaaaaGAATTTGTGAAATATGAAAGATATGTTAAATTGGCTGAGAACGATCATTCATGTTTATGCAACTAGGAAGGATTCAAGAAAACATTGTATTTACaagattcaaatttttttgaatACATGCAACTATTAGCTAATTAACTCAAATCTCCTCATCGATCGGTGGCACATACCCGGCCACGGCCATCCCACAACCGTACCACACTGCCGTTGAACGCAGCCAAATCCTGGCAACGGTACCACCCCATGTCCCTCATTCTAATCTTCATCTTTCCCTCCCAATCCATGTCGCTCCACCGCCGAAACTTCTCTCTCTCCGCCGCGACACCATCGTCATCCTCGACTCCACCTTCCCGAAAATCATCGTTTCTGTAGTACAGGACAAACTTCCCTTTCGTGCTATTCTCTGTTTCCAAAGACGAGATACAATTCGTCCCACCTTGAGTGGAAACTAATTCAGCAGCCTCGTCTGCTACTGCAAGCTCCTCCAGTCCCCTATCGAGCAGTGACGTCGATGCAGCATCTTTGGTCCGGCCACGTTGCTCTGGCCTCGGAGGTGAAGAAGGCCCGATCCTCCAGAAGCTGAAGGCGGCCGTAACGGCGGCGACCCACGCCGCCAACATTTTGTTGACCGCCGTGAAGAAGCCGTAGCTCAAGTAATTCAGGGCTAGCGGCTCAACCGGAGAATCCAACGCATTCATTATTGTTTGTTCGTGGCCTCTCTTTGTTCCTGTCTTGTTCGATAAACCTGTGGCTGCTCGAGTGGATGGTGGGGTTTAATAGGGGAGGAAGGGCAAAGCTGAGCCGTTGGATTAAAACGACGCCAGAGAATCCGAGATTAGATGCCGAGAATCGAGAAAATAGATGCTAATTGCAAAGGTAGATCCCTTTTATGTActggaatttttatgaaaataattgGACGCGTGGCAGACATATATTGGTTATTGGGGGTACTACCATTTCAACTTGATGACCACATGAATTTGTAGCTTATGGTCGAAACCAAAGCAACAATTAAGAAAAATGTCGCTAAATGTACAATTAAACTATATATTTCACTAAATCTAAAAAGAAGAAATGAAGTTTATATAATTGAAATAGTAAATATTATATGGTATCTTAGAAAAAACTGAAATATATCTTTTAAAATAACCAACTTTGAAATATTTATAGAACTATGATATGTGTGGTTGAGATAATATATGAATAAAATAGGAAGAAGAAAGATAATTATAGTGGTATTTATCGCTGTCTAACAACCCAgatcaaaagaaagaaaaaggatTCAGCTCAGAATCTACACTTTCAACAGAAGCCAACTTCATAGTTTACAAGATCTTCGGATCAGAGTTTCAATCATCAGTTTACAGCACAAAACTTATTCACTAGAAAATTGTGATCCCACATCCAGAACACGATATTTAAAAACAAACTGCAGAAGTTTGATCTCAAATCAGCATCAAATGGATTTAAGAAACTTCAAGGTCTCATCAATGTGCTTTTCGGGTTGGAACTGATTGTTGTAGACCATTCGGCACACTCCATTCTGGTCGAGGACATATGTTTGTCTTCCGGGCAGAGCACCAAATAAGTCCGAGGGGACGCCCCACTCTTTTCTAACCTTATTTCCTTCATCACTCAATAGGGTGAATGGAAGTTTGTACTTGCTGGCAAATTGCTACATCGCAGGAGGAGCAAAAATGTTAATCACAGAAGGTTGGATTTCTTCTGGATTTATCATCAAAATTATGAACCAAAAAGTTGGACCAATCAAGAAAGTTCGATAAGTTGCTTTGTACAAAAATATATAACTATATAAGTAACATGATAAGTAATTCGTAGCAAATAAAAACTAacattcacaaacatgttacaTTCTTTAAATTTCACTATCAGATTCATGTTAAACTGGAAGAAAAACAAATGGATATAAAAACATCCAGTTTATGGAATGCTATCATTAATAAAGCTGTGCATATTCACGCGTGAACAAAGAAAAAACAATTTCTTCATCCTGATTCTGAATACCATAAACTGCAAAATATCAAGTGGTTGGTGGTTACTGCTTTTATGGGAAGGATTCAAAACACACGGAAACAGAAGCTCTCGCAACAAGTGTAGCTATATACAAGAAAGGTAAAGGCTGGTACCTTGTGGGATGCTGCATCATCCCCACTAATCCCAACAACCTCTGCTCCagcttttttaaatttttcatacGAGTCCCTAAAGGCACATGCCTGCAAATAATGTTGAAACATCAAACGGCacttattatttttcaaaagattaaTGTGCTGCATGCTTCACAATAGGGATATGTTTTTTGATCACTTAAACTTTGACATAAGTCTAAGGAGCGCTGAGTATATTAAagcaaaatttataaataacaaGATCAAAGAGGCAAATATCTAATCAACAAGGAGCAAAAGTTTCGTATTCGTTGTTAATTTAATCATTGCCAATCAAGGTATCGTAAAGGTACAAAATCCCAACTATCGGTATGCTAAAGTTTAAGAAGATTGGGTccaaattcattttatttttcaaaatttaaattgcTTTGAAACTAAGAACTAGTCTGCACTGTTGGTAAGCTACTTAAAGCAAAATTTATGCCAGTTTCTTGTTCTCTGTTACACTATAAATTCAACAGGAATAAACAAACACCGATCAAAAGAAGGAAAGCCATGTTAACAACTAACAATTTTTTGCACCTAACTATAGAAAACTGAATAAACAACACTTTCCTTGAGCCCAAAATGTGAATAATGAAGTACTAGGAAACCTAAAATTTCCAATCATGAGAATCCAACTTACATGAGCACCACAACAAATCTCGTGTTGAATAAAGGTGACATGATTTTTTCTCAGGGGTCGTGCTGTGTGAGATTTGTTCAACACATTACAAACATATAGAACAATTACAAACATATATAAACAAAAACATGAAGAAACGGTAGTGATATTTCAGATTATGATCAGGGAAACAAGTGTCTACCTGTTTG
This Primulina eburnea isolate SZY01 chromosome 2, ASM2296580v1, whole genome shotgun sequence DNA region includes the following protein-coding sequences:
- the LOC140824432 gene encoding uncharacterized protein, whose protein sequence is MNALDSPVEPLALNYLSYGFFTAVNKMLAAWVAAVTAAFSFWRIGPSSPPRPEQRGRTKDAASTSLLDRGLEELAVADEAAELVSTQGGTNCISSLETENSTKGKFVLYYRNDDFREGGVEDDDGVAAEREKFRRWSDMDWEGKMKIRMRDMGWYRCQDLAAFNGSVVRLWDGRGRVCATDR